From Pusillibacter faecalis, one genomic window encodes:
- a CDS encoding adenylate kinase, giving the protein MVYLLTGPSHVGKTLLAQRLMERYRHPYLSLDLLKMGFIRSGQTTLTPEEDDRLREYLWPIVRELIKTAIENDQNLIVEGILIPLNWTEDFDERYLGKIRGCCLVMTPAYVERHFDDILRFANVVEHRLEDSGCTKESVLEDNARCLELCRRYGCPCLVIDNDYERTLEQAISLLEEAGC; this is encoded by the coding sequence ATGGTTTATCTGCTGACAGGTCCCTCCCACGTGGGAAAAACGCTTTTGGCGCAGAGACTGATGGAGCGATACCGGCATCCATATCTCTCCCTGGATCTTCTCAAGATGGGGTTCATCCGGAGCGGGCAAACAACCCTGACGCCGGAGGAGGACGACCGCCTGCGAGAGTACCTCTGGCCCATAGTCCGGGAACTGATCAAAACGGCGATTGAAAACGATCAGAATTTGATTGTGGAGGGAATCTTGATCCCCCTGAACTGGACAGAGGACTTTGACGAGCGATATCTAGGAAAAATCCGGGGATGCTGCCTTGTGATGACGCCGGCATATGTTGAACGCCATTTTGACGATATCCTGCGCTTTGCCAATGTGGTGGAACACCGCTTAGAGGACTCTGGGTGCACGAAAGAGAGCGTGCTAGAGGACAATGCCCGCTGTCTGGAGCTATGCCGGCGGTATGGGTGCCCCTGCCTCGTGATAGACAATGATTATGAGAGGACGCTGGAACAAGCGATTTCTTTGTTGGAGGAAGCCGGTTGTTAA
- a CDS encoding DUF3658 domain-containing protein codes for MLELCFDQSTQGGLKMAQHCGGVSTVGLVYGAVEGATDSLSPPEKQEAALERARREAAERRRKAVPLGGNPRDVLALPLALSMGDIREPMGETRRMLLEHWYEEIMERDWRRTLEAAERLKNCGPDETVRIWADGLPDSACGLLHAASLLAGTRAQISVVLLPPWKVRLDGIVEIYQGWGEVSPEEFGAFLPLEQPLTPIVLRMLSDRWHHLQEENAPLRAVVNGRVRSVDADFYDDCLRRALPMGRKKVARLIGEILGREQPGVGDTLLANRLRVLLERGEFRMVQEDPQFYRSVVERVR; via the coding sequence TTGCTGGAGCTGTGTTTTGATCAGTCCACGCAAGGCGGACTTAAGATGGCGCAGCACTGCGGAGGCGTGAGCACTGTGGGGTTGGTCTATGGAGCTGTTGAAGGGGCGACAGATTCTTTGTCCCCGCCGGAGAAACAAGAGGCGGCCCTGGAGCGGGCACGACGGGAGGCGGCGGAGCGGCGGAGAAAGGCGGTACCGCTGGGCGGGAATCCGCGGGATGTGCTGGCGCTGCCTCTCGCCCTCTCCATGGGGGATATCCGGGAACCTATGGGGGAGACCCGCCGGATGCTGCTGGAGCACTGGTATGAGGAGATCATGGAGCGGGATTGGCGGAGAACTCTGGAGGCGGCGGAGCGTCTGAAAAACTGCGGCCCGGACGAGACTGTCCGTATCTGGGCAGACGGTCTGCCGGATAGCGCCTGCGGGCTGCTCCATGCCGCCAGCCTCCTGGCAGGGACCCGGGCACAGATTTCTGTGGTGCTCCTCCCACCTTGGAAGGTACGGCTGGATGGAATCGTGGAGATCTACCAGGGCTGGGGAGAGGTTTCTCCGGAGGAATTCGGCGCTTTTTTGCCGCTGGAGCAGCCGTTGACGCCCATCGTCCTCCGGATGCTCTCAGACCGCTGGCACCATCTGCAGGAGGAGAATGCCCCCCTCCGGGCGGTGGTCAACGGCCGTGTCCGAAGCGTGGATGCGGACTTCTATGACGATTGCCTTCGCCGCGCCTTGCCTATGGGACGGAAGAAGGTCGCAAGATTGATCGGGGAAATCCTGGGCCGGGAGCAGCCCGGCGTGGGAGACACCCTGCTGGCGAACCGGCTCCGGGTTTTGCTGGAACGGGGCGAGTTTCGGATGGTGCAGGAGGACCCGCAATTTTACCGCTCTGTGGTAGAGCGGGTGCGATGA
- a CDS encoding prolyl-tRNA synthetase associated domain-containing protein, with amino-acid sequence MRVSQVYTAAPSEERCAVEMETFALLDRLGIPYTWVAHDMANTIEDCAAVDAALGISICKNLFLCNRQKTEFYLLAMPGDKLFQTKELSRQLGTARLSFAPPERMEELLGCAPGSASVLGMAYDKSHQVHLLMDREVYESEWFGCHPCKSDATLRIQTRDLLNIFFPYTGHPVTVVD; translated from the coding sequence GTGCGGGTTTCTCAAGTTTATACTGCGGCCCCCTCAGAGGAGCGCTGCGCCGTGGAGATGGAGACCTTTGCCCTGCTGGACCGCCTTGGAATCCCCTATACTTGGGTGGCCCACGATATGGCCAACACTATTGAGGACTGCGCCGCCGTGGATGCGGCGCTGGGTATCTCCATCTGCAAGAATCTGTTCCTGTGCAACCGGCAGAAGACGGAGTTCTATCTGCTGGCTATGCCGGGGGACAAGCTCTTTCAAACCAAGGAGCTGAGCCGCCAGCTAGGTACTGCCCGTCTCTCCTTCGCTCCGCCGGAGAGAATGGAGGAGCTGCTGGGCTGCGCCCCTGGTTCTGCCAGTGTGCTGGGAATGGCCTACGACAAGAGCCATCAGGTTCATCTGCTGATGGACCGGGAGGTCTATGAATCGGAGTGGTTTGGTTGCCATCCCTGCAAAAGTGATGCCACCTTGCGCATTCAGACGCGGGACCTGCTAAACATCTTCTTCCCCTATACGGGACATCCCGTCACTGTCGTGGATTGA